One stretch of Fibrobacter sp. DNA includes these proteins:
- a CDS encoding NUDIX hydrolase, whose translation MKPWKLLDTEYLVNAPWLKVAKEKCELPNGKVIDDFYTLWQPDWVLILARTTEGKWVMTEQYRHGTGKIALEFPAGIIDKNETSEQAAVRELQEECGYRLDERQKTRDERPDGESGQNSLEPRASNLTYLGAYPVNPDRHRGKFHVVFIDGVVRAGKTSFDDTEDIESSEMTDEELQAKMLDGTFSHPLQMAGYFKWKLSQK comes from the coding sequence ATGAAACCCTGGAAGCTTCTTGATACGGAATATCTGGTGAACGCCCCCTGGCTGAAAGTCGCCAAGGAAAAATGCGAACTGCCCAACGGAAAAGTCATTGATGATTTTTACACCTTGTGGCAGCCGGACTGGGTTCTGATCCTCGCCCGCACCACGGAAGGCAAGTGGGTTATGACGGAACAGTACCGCCACGGCACCGGTAAGATTGCATTGGAATTTCCTGCAGGAATTATCGACAAGAACGAGACTTCGGAACAGGCTGCAGTGAGAGAACTGCAGGAAGAATGCGGTTATAGATTAGACGAGAGACAAAAGACGAGAGACGAGAGACCCGATGGCGAATCCGGTCAAAATTCCCTCGAACCTCGGGCCTCGAACCTCACATATCTGGGAGCATACCCGGTGAATCCGGATCGTCACCGCGGAAAATTTCACGTCGTATTCATTGACGGCGTCGTACGTGCAGGCAAGACCAGCTTTGACGACACCGAAGATATTGAATCTTCTGAAATGACGGACGAAGAACTGCAGGCAAAGATGCTTGACGGAACCTTCAGTCACCCGCTGCAGATGGCAGGCTATTTCAAGTGGAAACTGAGCCAGAAGTGA